A window of the Oryza brachyantha chromosome 5, ObraRS2, whole genome shotgun sequence genome harbors these coding sequences:
- the LOC102708338 gene encoding protein root UVB sensitive 6-like codes for MAPAMGMKRPAAAATQTVTLPAPPAVREAVRVAVREAAAEAQAPTTPPPLPPRAAPAVAVDGFLCMEEVEGRRWSYVVEGGASPGKAGRVGGRGRGGSALPMGVTFKAVPLQSPLPPVEEIMSFIRSYVVPEGFPDSVTPSYVPYMSWRALKHFFGGAMGVFTTRTLLNSLGVAQSRATSGAVAINWILKDGAGRVGKMIFARQGKKFDYDLKQLRFSGDLLMELGAGIELATAAFPQLFLPMACIANVVKNVAAVTSTSTRTPIYKAYAKGENIGDVTAKGESVGNIADLLGTGLSILISKRNPSLVTSFAFLSCGYLLSSYHEVRSVVLNTLNRARFTVAVDSFIKTGHVPSLKEGNSQETIFNPPWQHQPVAIGSRFGEAFQEPASFVAIRPLFEDERYIVTYNPIKDKVYALLKDQAKPDDILKAAFHAHVLLHFINASHANLNARKRMNSNRSYQNANPLNMDFIPHIAESCKIVTSSYGVFKKKAREQGWIMSESLLNPGRARLCGIIPQ; via the exons ATGGCGCCGGCGATGGGGAtgaagcggccggcggcggcggcgacgcagacCGTgacgctgccggcgccgccggccgtgcgGGAGGCGGTGCGCGTGGCCGTGCGGGAGGCCGCGGCCGAGGCGCAGgccccgacgacgccgcccCCCCTCCCgccgagggcggcgccggcggtcgcGGTGGACGGGTTCCTGTGCATGGAGGAGGTGGaagggaggaggtggagctACGTGGTGGAGGGGGGCGCCTCCCCCGGGAAGGCCGGGAGGGTCggcgggagggggaggggcggGTCCGCGTTGCCGATGGGCGTCACCTTCAAGGCCGTGCCGCTCcagtcgccgctgccgcccgtCGAG GAAATAATGTCCTTCATTAGGTCATATGTTGTGCCTGAAGGCTTTCCAGATAGTGTCACTCCTTCATATGTCCCATACATGTCATGGAGAGCATTGAAG CACTTCTTTGGTGGAGCAATGGGCGTGTTTACAACAAGAACCTTGCTAAACTCACTTGGAGTTGCTCAAAGTAGGGCTACATCTGGTGCTGTGGCTATTAACTGGATACTCAAG GATGGTGCTGGCCGTGTtggaaaaatgatttttgcaCGGCAAGGGAAGAAATTTGACTATGACCTAAAGCAG CTCCGCTTTTCTGGCGATCTCTTGATGGAGCTAGGAGCTGGGATAGAGTTAGCTACTGCAGCTTTCCCCCAACTTTTCCTACCTATGGCTTGCATCGCAAATGTTGTTAAG AATGTTGCTGCTGTTACATCAACCTCCACCCGTACACCAATCTACAAGGCATATGCAAAAGGAGAAAATATTGGAGATGTCACTGCGAAAGGAGAAAGTGTTGGGAACATCGCTGATCTG TTGGGAACTGGTTTGAGCATTTTAATTTCTAAGAGGAATCCATCATTGGTGACTTCATTTGCCTTCTTGTCTTGTGGCTATCTCCTTAGTTCATACCATGAG GTGAGATCTGTTGTGCTGAACACTCTAAACAGGGCAAGATTTACTGTGGCAGTGGATTCCTTCATTAAGACAG GACATGTTCCCTCATTGAAAGAAGGAAACTCACAGGAGACAATATTTAATCCACCATGGCAGCATCAACCAGTTGCAATAG GATCAAGATTCGGAGAGGCATTTCAGGAACCTGCTTCTTTTGTTGCCATAAGGCCTTTGTTTGAG GATGAGAGGTACATTGTTACATATAACCCAATAAAGGACAAGGTATATGCTTTGCTCAAGGACCAAGCAAAGCCAGATGATATTCTCAAAGCTGCTTTCCAT GCACATGTATTACTACATTTTATTAATGCATCACATGCTAACTTGAATGCTCGGAAGCGGATGAACTCCAATCGGTCATACCAAAATGCAAACCCGCTGAACATGGACTTTATACCACACATCGCAGAATCTTGTAAGATTGTCACTTCATCATATGGAGTTTTCAAGAAGAAAGCGAGAGAACAG GGATGGATAATGTCAGAATCATTGCTTAACCCTGGGCGAGCTCGATTGTGTGGAATAATACCACAATGA